gaatggtgttttttttaacaattgaTTTTCTAAAATAGCCTCAATGAGAGGAAACTCATTTGTTAACCTGTCCCTGGTCAGGGGGACAGGGTGCAGGTCCCTTCCTCGGGAGCTTTAGTTACGGTCGCATCTCCTTGCAAGCAAGAACCCACCCTGGAAGAAAGAACCCACTCCTTCCTCTGTTCCTCAGGATCTAAACGGCCAGAAGGAGCTGTGCCCACGTCTCTGCCACCTGAAGAAAGGTCCCAATGGCTACGGCTTCAACCTGCACAGTGAGAAGTCCCGCCCGGGCCAGTTCATCCGCTCCGTGGATCCCGACTCCCCCGCATCCCGAGCAGGGCTGCGGCCCCAGGACCGCCTGGTGGAGGTGAGGGGGGGGCAGCACCTCCCTCCTGGGGAGCCTGTGCGGTGTCCTCAGCACACACCACCCAGAGATGCTCACCAGGGACCTGtcctgctggggagagggacaACAAAAGTGGTGGGACCCTGGAGAAGCCTTAGAGCTGCAACCAACCCCCATTCCCTGATTGTTTCCCTCGGGTCCCCCCTCTCTTCCTCCATCCCACAGCACTCTCAGCCCCACGTGGGTGTCAGGGCAGGGGTTTTGGGGTCCTGGAGCAGCTCATTCCAAaggggagagctggagctggtgcCCCTGTGCCCTCTGTGTGACTGCAGAATGAGTTTGTCCCCTAGTAAATAATAACAGCAAAGCACTCCCTGGCTTTATACCCCCGTGAATAATTATTCCCCAActggtgggagctgctgcctcttcccagcacctgaaAGTTTaatgccaggagcagcagcagcagctcccgtGTTGTGGCGCGGGGCCGtgtgatttatttattggtGCTTGGCCAAGTGCCTGCTGCACACAAAGCAGCCAGGGGGGAGCTGGGAAACCTgatcccctcccctcccttaCCTGCTCTTTGGGGTTTCCATAAATATTTGATGCCCCCCAGCCCCgtgctgcctggcagagctcGGGCAGGGGTGAGCTGCGGGCAGGGCTCGGGGTgagctgggggagcaggaggagggggggggatgagCTGGCAGCTGAGGTTGCTGGTGAGATGCAgatccctggggaagggggtgggatCCATATCCTGGCCTTCAGGACCTGCTCCTGCCCCCAGGTTCTTGTTCAGGAATCCACAATGCAAAATGTGCAGCTGGGCCAGCAGCATTTCCCTGTTTCATCCTTTCATGCTGGGGAATGGACAACTGCTGCCTCTGGGTTGTGCTGAGGATTGGACAACCTGACAGCTCCCTGACATCCTCAGCACGACCCAGAGGCAGTTGTTTATCACCCAAAAAGCTCAGCTTTGAAACTAGAAGGACCATGGCCAGGACCAGCCCATCCCTGAGCtgtcctgcagcatcctggggctgcctgggcGGTGCCACACTGGAGCATCTCGGGTCCCAGGGGGCTGCCAGGATGGGGTGACCCCCATTCCCTGCCACATTCCCAGTGTGTTCCAGGGACTGGTGCAGGAGAAGGGAGTTAATGAAGGTACCAGACCTCTTGGCAGGCCAAGCTGTGAAGGGTGGGTTGAGCTTTGCTGGAGCATTGTAAAAAGTTGATTGCAGAAAAATGGGCCCAGCAGTGAGGGGCTGGGTGGCTCAGAGCCCTTGTCCCCTCAAAGGGACAAAGAGTGATTCATTCCCCACCCCCAACAATGCCTCCAAATCACAATTGTCCCCTCGCTGCAGGGAACAATCAGGAGCAGGGGATCACATTCCCTGGTAGGTCCTGGCTCACAcgcagggaagggagagattAATCTGTGCAGCAGACAGAGGAAATCTGGGGGGTTCCATCACGGAGGGATGAAGGAtggcagggaaaggagcaggacACAGGTGGCACCCAGCCAGCTGCCTCTGGTTGCCCATGGAGGAAGCCTGAAGTGCCTTTGACCCGTCCGAGGTGAAGGCTGGGTCTGACACCATGAGAAAGGGCAGGAAGAGGTGTTTGGATATGGTTGGGTGAGGTGATGGAGAAGTCTGAGGGCTGTGGATCCCCAGGGATGCCTTTGGGATGCGGTGACACAAAGGATGTTctgggggatggggagaggggcagaCAAAAGCCTGCAGCCTTCCTGTTATCCCAAGGgaaatgaaaagaggaaaaatcccATCCTTCAGGGGATGAGGAGGCTGCTCTGGGGGTCTGGGgccagcatctctgctgctggaggtggggGGCACAGACTGGGGCTCTGATGCTGTGGCTTTGCAGGTGAATGGGATAAACGTGGAAGGGCTGCGGCATTCCGAGGTTGTGTCCCACATCAAATCCCGGGAGCACGAAGCCAGGCTCCTGGTGGTGGACCCCGAAACAGATGATTACTTCAAGAAGCTGGGGGTGACCCCCACGGAGGAGCACACCAAAGGTGAGacccctccttccctgggccacccctctgcctctccGTGACTCCGGGTGCCATGGGTGGGATTCCAGACGTCAGGGAGACTCATGCTTCCCTCCTGCCTCATCCCTCAGTAGTTTCCTGAGCACCACCCAGCTATTTATACACAGTGAGAATGCTTCCTaatctaacaaaaaaaccccaaaaaacaaccaccaccaaacccacaaccaaacccattagttatatttttttttttacacgGGGAATAATTAACTTGGGAACTTGCTGCCCCTCTGGCAGAGCCTGGTGGGGCTCAGGGGGAGCCACAAGGGATGGTCTGGCTGGGAAGAGTGTGACAAGCTCAGGGGTctgccctgggtgctggggaacAGGCAGTAAATCCcttttttgcttcagtgaaGGAGCTGGGTGCATGGAGcaacctgtgtgtgtgtgtgcagggaagGCTTTCACGCCCCGGTGATCCCAGggtcagctgctgctgctcagggaaaTGTTTTGCCTTGCTGGGGAGAAACCTGGCAGAGAAAGCTGCTTGTCTGCTCCCCAACCTGCCCTGCCACAGCTCCcggggtgggcagggggagcagggaccttccctcccaccccccctgaATGGGGAGCTCTGTCTCCCAACCCAGCTGCTCCCTCACGGGTGCTCAATGTGGGggttgtctgaaaaaaaaaataataaagggtTGAACAATGCAGAGAAGGGGTGAGAGTGGTGTCAGATGCTGcaaggaggagctggggtgATGGAGGAGCTATGAAGGAGCCCTTGTTCCCCAGGGGGGACACACGGGGGGCAGGGGGTCACCGAGCACCTGGATgggggctgccaggctggggtggTGCCTGTGATGGGCACACAGTGCTCTGGGGAAGTGTTTGCAGGCTAAGAGGAAAGAATAAGTGAGCTCTTGAATCAAACTGGCCTCAGGCTGACCATTGCAAAGCCTCCCAGCTGAGCCCAAGCACTGCAGGGAGTGTGTTTTAAGAGGCACGGAATAAATTTGATTGGAAACAACCAAATCATCAAGAGCTCTGCACCTTGCAGGAGTGAGGAAGTAGGAAAATAGTTCCAGACACACTAAAGTTTgaaattgctttattttaggCTAGTTCCACTTCAGTATTCCTTCTGATTTGAAGTTTGTTTCTCATTTAAATAACATTATCTTTATTATCCTGGAGACTTCAGCATCGTTTCTGCCACGAGCTTTGTTCTGCTTGCCCAGAGCTGATGCTGGAAGCACGAGGCTGACATTCAGCATCACAAAACTCTCAGATCCCAACACCAGCACTGAGCCTTTCGCACCAGCACACTCTCAAAATAgtgattggggtttttttgggttttttgttttttttttacctgcaaaGGTGCCCAGATTTGCAGGAGGgatccctgcagctcccagatgGAGCAATGccagctgtgtccctgtgtgctgCAGGGAGATGGTGGCTTTGGAGCTGTACCCTGGGTTTCTGCTTTTGGCACTTGgtttttctgctcttgcttCCCTGGATTTGGGGTTCCAGGGTGATGTGCACCCCCACTGGTGTCTTGCACACAAGAAGCATTGATGCTTCTCCTAACTCAGCTAGCAACCCCATCACAGCTGACACATCTGGTAGCCTGGGCTAGATGAGACCTTGTTGTGCCTTTAGCAGTGACTCCAGTGTGGTGACCAGCAGTTAATCTGGGTTAAATTTGCCATGGCCTGGAATATCCTCAGTGCAAATCCTTGGATGTGAGCAAAAAACAGGGAACCTGGGCAGGGGTTTGTTTGTCACACACTGCTCTGACACCAACAAGATGCTGACTGGGGAGAAGAACTCTGGGTTGGGGATTTCTGATTAAATGGATGGAATTTGGTTCCAGGAAGGCAGAAAGAGGGGGTGGGCAGGTAGGCAAGGGCTGCTCCATGGGGCAGCAATCCCAGCTGACCCCCCTGATCTGGtgttttctccctctgctctccaggtGTGGTGCCTCAGCCCATGACAAACGGATCTGCCCAGACCCAGGTGAGGACCTGATGGCTCCAGGATGCCCTGAGGGGAGAAGCAGGGTGTCTgggcagcaccctggggtggCTCAGTGCAGGGGTGGGGGCTCAGAGGTATATAGGGGGAGATGCCAGGCTCCTGGTGGgtcagagcagagagggagggatgctCATCATGTCCCCAAGGCTCCTTTagctcctgcctgcttttcattgcttcctgctgggcactgctggttTCAGCCCCATTCCATCCATCCCCCTGAccagagcagtgctggcaggatgGGAATGAGGGATGAGGGACAGCAGCAAATCCCAGGGAGCTCTTGGGTGGGTTTGTGCAGGGTTCCTGTGGCACCACTCTCCTCTCCTGGCCCTGGACTAGCCTGGCATTGCTTGGGATCTGTCTGTCCACAACCCCCCCCCTAGCCCAGAGCATTTTTCTGcccagctttttatttcttttccaactgtgtCTTGGTGCCACCTGGATTAACCCTTTAATTCCCCCCAGCTGAATGGAGGATCCACATCTTCATCTCACAGTGACCTTCAAAGTCCTGGGAAAGAATCAGAGGTAAATCCCctccatttcctttctcttttacaTCCCTGTAGGTCCATACTTGTACTGATGCCTTTCAGTGTGTGTTCAGTTTTATGTCACAGACCTGGGTACATTTGTATccatccagaaagaaaaatccagaggtttttttttttcaccctttggAGTATAAAATGTGCATGAAATGGGTCCCAGCCCAGAGGTGGCTGCAGTGCTAGGATGGATCCAAAGCTCCTTGGGGTGGCTGGTCAAGAGCTGGGGACCCTCAGGGTGACATTGGGCTGTCCCAGGGGTGGTCTTTGCCCTCTTTGTCCAGGGGACTGCAAAGAGGAACAAGGGAGGGGAAAATTGAGAAAAGCCCAACTGCTTTTAGCCTGGAGCTAAAACAGGGAATTTATCAGTGTTGGTGTAGGCAGAGGGTGCTATTCTCTTGGTACAACTCATTTAggagggtttggtttggtttggtttttgtttttgttttaaatgcaagtAATTCTAAAGTGCCCCAGAATTCATCCTCATCCTGTGGCTCTGCCACAAGTGGCAGGATGGCTCCGTGCAGGTGCTcagcaggggctgggctggttCTTGGTGCCTTTGTCCTGTCCCAGAGGGCTGGGAGCCAAATACTGGTGGCACTGAGCACCCAGAGCCTCCAAACCCCCGCACACCACCTGTGACCCAGAGCCAAACGCCTGCAGTCTGGcatctccctttctctctgagCATTAAATAACACATATCCAGCCCCAAGGGCTGCTGCCTGTGGAAATCTAGGCTGtgtcctgctgccccagcctggcAATTCCTCCCCCTCACTCCCCCCTGTTAGCCAGAACTCCTCATTTTCCCTGCAGACGAGCAGAGcagcttcttttccctctggcagcagcttctctttttctccttttccacttCCAACTCTGGCAgccacacatttttttaaatttatttatttattttcctaagcaggggcaaaaaaccaaaccaaataacCCAAACCCCACCAAATGCAATGTAGTGATGAGCTGTGTGGTCACACGGGTGCTGCCACCACTGGAGAAACCACAGACACGGCACAGAAGGGAAGGACTTTGACCTTctgctccaaaaaaaaaacaaaccccaacccctGCCTGTTTGCTTGTcgtgggtgctggggctgtgaaGATCAGCTTGGCtgtgcctggtggtggtggtgacattgccctgggctggggacaccTCGTGTTCCATCCATCCAAGGGAGGaggtggagttgccatccctggaggtgttaaaaaaaacaacccaaaagtGTGTCTGTAGCACTTGAGGACATGGTTTATTTGggtggtggtgttgggctgATGGTTGGGCTGGGTCTGAAGAGGTCCTCTCCAACACGAATGGTCCTGTGATCCCTTCTCCATGCAGGATGGagacctggagaagagagacCCGTTCGAGGAGAGCGGGCTGAGCCTGAGCCCCACAGCTGCTGAGGCCAAGGAGAAGGTGAGGGCCAAGCGGGTGAAGAAGAGAGCTCCTCAGATGGACTGGAACAAGAAACGAGAGATTTTCAGCAATTTCTGAGcctggctgggggctgctgcccatcaccctcctgccctgccccagctgggACATTTCTGAGGTGCCTACGCCCTGTCCTTCAGTGTCCACGTGAGatgctctgtgctctgctcttcaCTGGTTGCTTTTACAAGGCGTATTTTAaagtccttttttattttattttattttttattattattattattattattgttactcACCAGCGATTCTCATAAGACAAATGTGACCAAAGCTCTGTGTCTTGCTGGCCCTTtggctctgcctgcctgctgtCCCCTGTTCCTGTGAGAAAGGACTGGAATTGTTTCACTCCTGTTTCTTCCCTGCATTGTTTAGGCTTCTAggatatataattttttttattttttttttttttttactacttcaggctgtttgttttggttttgtgggtgtCCCAGACTGAGCCCCATGGGATGCTCTGTGCCCCTGAGGTCTGATGGCCTCGTGCCCCTGCTGTGGGGGGACCCACAGGGTGGGATGTACCCAGCACCCCATCTGCTCCCACagtgggggaaaaggggagcgACTGGAAATTGCTTTTGTTGGCTTTGCTGttgaaaggaaaaggttttgttttgttttgttttgttttattttaaatgaagacCCACATGTTTCCAGTTAGCTTAGGAacctccccctcctcaccagTGACTCCTGCCCTGGCAATAAAAGCCCCTTTTTCATCCCTgatggctctgcagaggggagagggcaggattttaaaacaaaccccaaactcaACAGCCCAGGTGCCTCAGGCCTTGATGTTTGCAGCCATGGATGCAGTGGGGGAAGGCAGAGATCGGGGccatccctgccccagggtgctgctgacccagctccagcagaagagaagagcCACGAGATGCTACAGAAACTCTTTGGACAGACTTGTGAGGGATCCAGCTCTGGCCAAGGACTTGGTGTGGAGGAAGCGGGCTGAGTCCTGAAGTGTGCCTGGGTGCTGGGTCCTGGAGCAGGGTCTAGGTCCTACCTGGGTTGTTGCCTCTGGGTTGGTGTTTGGTGCCTCCAGCCTGTGAAGCCATCACCactgggaggtgtccatggGGTCTCTGGGAAGTGTCCTGTGGGACTGTGGGGTCTCTGGGAGGAGGTGTCCATGGGGTCTCTGGGAGGTGTCCATGGGGTCTCCATGGAGCTGGCTCTGAAGCAGGCAGGGGGGTGATGGAGTGGGCAGTTGTTCTggctttctccagcctcctttGAAACCATGCTGCTCTTGGCATGAGagcctcaaaaaaacccccgaAAACCAGCTCTTTAAAGCATTACAAATGAAGCTCACTTTAAGCTCTTTATTCCTTGCCTTTGGCTGTAAATGGGGGCAGATGACTCAGCTGAGGAACACGCTCAGGGGTTGCAGACCGAGGTGTTTTCCCAGGGCAGGTCCTGGTCCCCTCCCTCTCCCGCAGCTCCTGGGATTTCAGCTCCAATGCCAAGGCAACCGTGGGAAGGGACCAGGCACAGCAGGACAAAGCAGGACAAACCCCTGTCCTCAGctaaaagcagaggaaggaattCCTTGGCCAGGGATGAGCCTTGTGCAAGAGGTGGCCACGAGCTCCGGCACCGCTGGGTTCCGAGTTGGTGGCCGTGGGGTCAGTCAGGGATATTTGAAGGGCTGCGTGTGTATTTCTGGAGTTTGGAGCTAAAAGGTGCCTTAGGACACGTAGTGCTCTGCTGGGCAGTGGGCTGGGGGTCGGTGTGGGGCAGGGGTCTGCGGGAATGGAgtcaggagctggggctgcaccGGGGAGCACCCGATGCCCGTGGCTatgggaagcagggagagcCTCGGGGTGAAGGAGGtgagttctctttttttttctgaaagttatCTTTTAGCAATGTTGTTGGGCTGAATAGGTTgagaagaaggacttgggagaagcagcagtgcaggtttTGGTTGTCAGTGAGGATCCTAGCAGAGGGGTTTGCCTCCCCTCCAGAGCTCTGCCATTAACCAAACCACCTCTTCCCTACCCTGCAATGAAGACAATTCCCTGTTCTTTTCAGCCAGCCCCAAATATTTGCTTCTATAAATGAGTCACCTTCTGAAGGAGCCCTGGTTTTTCTCATGGGTCCTTCCTGTGCCTCCATAGCCAAAGCCCAGCAGTGCCCCAAGGTCTGGGCAGGGCAATGttccccatcccacccagctccatcctcctgacacccaaAAGAGAGCTCAGACCTGACTGTAAATGCCACACTGCCCTGGACCCCTGCAGCTGAGAGgtgggggagagaggagaacGTGTAGTTTTTGAATgcagatcaaaaaaaaaagaaatagggtGTGCAGGTCTGTACTGGTAAGATTTCAAAAATCTTAATCTCTGCTTAGTCCACGGAAACAGCTCCTGGTTAAAGCACTTATCGTATTTCTGACATCTTGTAGCTCAGTAGCAATTATTCAGTTCCTGTACATTTAACTcggaaaagacaaaaaaaaaaaaaaaaaaaaaaaaaaaaaaaaaaaatcggtGAAGTATAAGGCTGTCAGCTACATTGTAAAAACATAATGTACACTGTAATGTCAGTAATAAACCTCCTTTTCCCATGTACCGAGTGCTCACTTGCTCGTTCCTCATCTGTTTGGTAGGGAACTTGAGAAGGGAATTACAGCCTTCTTTAGCACATTATAAACTTTGCTTCCTCCCCTGCCTGTTTAGAGAGTAGCTGAAATTATTCCTTTGAAGCTCTACAATGAAGTCAGCACTGCCCTTTCTTTGAAGAACAAAAAGGCAGAGGGTGGTGGTGATGTCCCTCCTGTCAGCTCCTGAGCCACACACCAGCCTGGCTCCTGGAACCCTTTCTGGCACACACAGACTGGAGGGAAACGGGGTTtgtctgctgcctgccctgctctgtgtcACCCCCTGCCACCAGGACCCCAAGGTGACTTCTCCAGGCAGTGACCTCCTCAAGTCTGCAGCTGGATCTCCTCTAGCAGGTTGTGTGTTATGTGCCCCGTGCTTTGCTCAAGCcacccctgctctcctcccttccACAGACGCCAGGAATCCTCACAGGTAGGAAAAAACACACCCCCCACCACCTTTATTAAATCTGTATTTACAAGCAGCAGCAAGTTCCCTAGGACAAAGCATTTCTCTGGCTGCTCACAGCCCACTGCTCCACCTtcagagctgccccagcagggctgctgagcTTTGAGAAACCCTTTTTCCTctggagagctgagctgctgagctggctgcagcagtctcctgtccccctgcagccaccactgcagctttcctgggctgctgctgagcctgaGCAGCTTTGTTGCTCCACAGAAAGAAGCTGGATGGGCCCTCAAGGTCTCTTTGCAGCTGGGCAAATGTCTTGATTGAGGCACTCACTGCAGCGGGGGTTGACAGGCAGGCAGGTCTGCTGGCCAAAGCCCACCAAGAGCCAGTTGAGTTCCCTCCAGAGatccctggaaaaataaaaacaaaaaccacgTGAGCTTTCTGATCCTGCTgcttggaagggttaaagaacagcctctgcttttcaaaaggtCCCTTTTGCCTCCTGCCTGTTCCTCTTGGCTTCCCCAGGTGTCTGGAGGTGGGTCCCAGCCTCCTGCTAAGAACAACCCTCCCAagctttccccttccctctgagCTGGGGTGGGGAGCACATGGAGTGCTGGAGGTCCTGTTCCTGTGCTATGGAATGTTCCAGATGTGGAGATGCAAGAGAAGCTGCCAGCTGGTGTGTGATACTGCAGACTGAGCATCAGGGAAGGTCAGAATCCAACCCTGGGCTGATTCTGCTGTGGCCATGAGGCTCAGCAAGGTCCTGTGCAGAAAAAAGCACCAGGATTGGGGCACTGTAAACTTGGCAAGGCAAGAATCTGGCATCATGACCTCTAGGTACCTGCCTGTCCTAGCAGTGACTGAGGTGTCTGAGAGCTCCTTGGGTGTttcctggctgagctgctgctgcagttctggGGGAGGAGAAACACCTGCAGGCTAACACCTCCCCAGAAGGAGGAGGGACCCGAAGTGCAGTCCCTAAAAATGCTGTTAGCAAGGCTGAGTGCAGATGTGGgtcctgcagggagctggagagggtCTGGTGTGGAAGGAGGAGGCTGGGAGCTCACCTGGGCAGCCAGTCCTCCAGTGCCACCCGAGTTTCCTCGGGGTATCTGGTCTGCTGCTTCACCCACTTCAGCCTGTTTGTGATCCTATGCACGTGGGTGTCCACAGCTAGGAAGGGAGAAACCAGGGTTTAGGTGAGGGCAGACACACCTgaaaggagagagcagagccCAAAGCAGCCCCAAAGCTGCCCCCAAGCATCCCACCAGGCACTGACCCGGAGGGGAAGCTCCCTCTCAGAACAAACCCTGCTGTCTTCTCCCCAGGTCCAGAGCCAAAAGCAAGATGGGATGGATACctcacagctcctgccaggctcCCAGGACCTGACCCAGCCCTCCAAGCTCTCTGTGTGCTCTGATCCAGCCCAGGGTCCCTTCCTCCCCATGCTTCAGCTGACATTACACAAGTTGGGATCTCTGCCCCTGGGTTTACCCAGctggaaaacacatttcacaATCCCTACCAACACCAAAGGGTTTGTGAGGCTCAGAGCAATGTTTATCGAGGTCTTTTTGGAGCTAAAAAGCTCTGAATGCAAAGTATATTATTGTTAGATCAGCAGTGATAAACCTGTCTCTGTGGCTAATTGGACAAAACCCAGGGAATTGCTGTAAACAGGAAGACCAACTCTTGCCTACTAAATCAAAACTGAGTGCACAATTATTTGGAAAGCAGTTGGCTAGGTCTGCCTCCCCCCAGCCTTCCTTCCCTTACAGCAAGGAGAGAACAAGAGACCCCCCCAATGCTGGCAAAAGCCACATCTGGGGTCaccagtggggctgggggctccctCTGGGGCTGGCACTCCTCAGGTAGCTCCATTCCCAGCTTTCCCAGGCTTCCTCCATTAAGCAGTAACCACACTTGGAATATTAATCTGTCCCCAGGAGCCCCCAGGCTGGGCTGAGAGTTCAGCTCCAtctgctggcagctgagctCCCCAaacctgcagggagcagcagggacctTGAGCTCATTCCCAGGGTCAcagccctctgctccctgtcccttccTGCTCAGTAGCCACCCCAAACCTGTGGccacctctgcccagctgtAGGAGCCCCAacagagcagggatgctgcagcaaGGGGGTGTCCACCTCTCCTTTCCACCACCCCTTGGGAATTACCAGGTGCCCACGGGAATCTGgactcagctcctgctcttgcTCCTGCCCTCTTTGGCCAAAGCAAAATCCCAAATGAGATTTGTGTAAGTAGGAGCaactccagaaaagaaaaaaaaaagaaaaaaaaaaagaaaaaaaaatagcttcagGCTGCCCTAAAACTATTGGGAACTCCCAGAATGACCTCAATCACTTCAGGTCACTTGACACcaaattattctgcttttggTACCCTTTTGGGCACCCACCCAACTCAGCAACACTTTCAGAGCTTACCAGAACCTGAGGGGAAGAAGTGACTGCCCTGAGAGAACTCTGCTAGcaaatttggggaaaaaaacccattattGGGACCGTGCTTAAATCCTATAGCAACCCATCTGCTGGGAGTGGTTGAGGGTCACATCCTTCACCTCCCAAAATACTCTGCAGATGGACTGAAGCAAAACTATCAGGCTCCTGGGGCAGCTTTCCCAACTGCAATGCTTCCCCTCTGCCCAGGGAATGGATCAAGCAGGATTTAGGGGAGGGGAAAGCAGGATCCAACCCACCTATCCCAGACACACTGTCCCAGGCAATGTTCATGGCCAAATGGGCCATTTTGGGCCCCACTCCTGGCAGCTGCACCAGCTCCTCCACAGTCCTTGGGATGTCACCCCCATATTTCTGCTTCAGGATGGCTGTTGTCTGCTTTATGTACTTCACCTTGTTCTGGAAAACCAAAGGGATGAGAAGGAAACCCAAGCTGCCCCcaaacagagggaaaaagagagaaacagctCAGCAGACCGAAGCAGCCCTGAGCATGTGGTGCAGGTGAGGCCACACAGTGGGGTTTGCAGGGGGGGTAACTGAGGTCCTGGACTTTTTGGGAGCAAAAAATGTAGAGACCTGAGTAGCTGTGACCTCCAGGCACTGAGGCAAACAACAGAGACTGCTAAAACTGGTGTAAAAAAGCAGCCTCCAGCTTGGCTCCAGGGGGAAGCTCACCCAGGGCACAACAGAGGTTTGCAGCCACCTTCTGCCTCTGTCACTTGCTGTCACCTGCTGGGACTGACCAGCCACAAATCCAGCCTGGAAGGGGCCAGCTGAGCCTCTGAGCTGTCTCAGATGGCTCCGTGGGACTGGGGGGGTAGTGGAAGGgacccctctccctgcagggtgGGTGGTGGGGCCACGATGCTGCACTCACCCTCCAGAACCCCACAGGGTAAATGAGGTGGCCCAGGGTGGCATC
The Calypte anna isolate BGI_N300 chromosome 14, bCalAnn1_v1.p, whole genome shotgun sequence DNA segment above includes these coding regions:
- the SLC9A3R2 gene encoding Na(+)/H(+) exchange regulatory cofactor NHE-RF2 isoform X1 — encoded protein: MAKDQLKPRLCRMLKGESGYGFHLHGEKGKSGQFIRKVEPGSPAEAAGLRAGDRVVEVNGLNVEQETHHQVVQRIKAVESETRLLVVDKETDEFLCSLRLTCTEDMVHTGILLNSNSSPTKSPAGSDNGELWKSQLEAWGGDLQRHSHSFSSHGSRKDLNGQKELCPRLCHLKKGPNGYGFNLHSEKSRPGQFIRSVDPDSPASRAGLRPQDRLVEVNGINVEGLRHSEVVSHIKSREHEARLLVVDPETDDYFKKLGVTPTEEHTKGVVPQPMTNGSAQTQLNGGSTSSSHSDLQSPGKESEDGDLEKRDPFEESGLSLSPTAAEAKEKVRAKRVKKRAPQMDWNKKREIFSNF
- the SLC9A3R2 gene encoding Na(+)/H(+) exchange regulatory cofactor NHE-RF2 isoform X2, which produces MARKRVVQRIKAVESETRLLVVDKETDEFLCSLRLTCTEDMVHTGILLNSNSSPTKSPAGSDNGELWKSQLEAWGGDLQRHSHSFSSHGSRKDLNGQKELCPRLCHLKKGPNGYGFNLHSEKSRPGQFIRSVDPDSPASRAGLRPQDRLVEVNGINVEGLRHSEVVSHIKSREHEARLLVVDPETDDYFKKLGVTPTEEHTKGVVPQPMTNGSAQTQLNGGSTSSSHSDLQSPGKESEDGDLEKRDPFEESGLSLSPTAAEAKEKVRAKRVKKRAPQMDWNKKREIFSNF